Genomic segment of Hydra vulgaris chromosome 11, alternate assembly HydraT2T_AEP:
gatattatgtatttattatcaaaGTTCCTCGAGATAAAATCTGATTGTGTAAGCTTTCATATAATTGAAATCTTTGCAAATTCATTGTTTTTAGAACTTATCTGAAATTTActcaaataccaaaaaattctGGATCCGCCCCCTGCTATTGTCATATTGAGTTATGATTTTCATGATTTACTAtctaccattttttttaaaacatttatacatttattttgacTATTGGCATATTCAGAAATTGGCATGTTCAGAAAAATGttgatacaaaaattaattgtattttttgatttaatctGTTGTCTTAATAGCCAAGTATCAAATAGATCTTGGAAAGCCAAACCAACTCAAGAATTATgtatattcaataatttaataataaattactataagtaaaaatatatgaattaataaaaataaataaaatcattttaaatttatgttgaaaaaatttcatcagCTATGCTGCTGTTGATGAAGATTATAAATTTACTGTTTATTCAGGTGGCTCCAATTGCTTTGGAAGATATAATCAGTATAgtagaaaaaagttttcaagctagcttgttattataattaaattgttttggagttttcaattttttagttgtaaagtctacaattatttattaagaagtttatatataatatttgtgaaaaatgaaaacaaaaatgtaacgagttaaattagtttttaataattttgaatttaaatgttatttatgatctttatttatagtataaaattaacaatgaaGCAGTTTATtgctttaaaagtaaatttttttttcttgcataattttgtacttattttctaattttaaatgcaataatttgaaaccaaaagagttatttattttaaattatatttacttttatttaagaatttatttattcatgcattaataaacattttcctGTCGATAGAAAttagtgtaatttatttatcatttataaaaatgttatttacaaatattgtcgttacaaaattaaatataaaagccTTATATAGTGTCAACGGTTTTGAGTGTGTgcatatatgcacatatatatatatatatatatatatatatatatatatatatatatatatatatatatatatatatatatatatatatatatatatatatataattattatatatatatatatatatatatatatatatatatatatatatatatatatatatatatatatatatatatatatatataatatatatattatatatatatatataattattatatgtgTCAGTATATGTGTATTTAGcttcaaaaaaggttttttttataaagcggTTATATTATATTAAGGCGGTTTTTTATGCCGTCAAAAATCAAGTCGTTAAACACTTAGTTTTCTGAAGCAAGTCTCTCATATCACTTCCAATTTTCATGTGTCGAATCCCGCCATGGGTTATCATTAATGTTCGTTGAGTACTTTGCGGTGCAAATATTTTACCTTTTAAAGAGAAAAAGCTTGGTAAAGATCGGGAGGTATCGCTTGAACAAGAGTTGCTTGAagctaaataaaacaaaataatttacatttaatgtttatattttgcaattaaaataattaaattcttgATAAGGTTCTGTAAAAGAGCAGCACAAAGTCTGTctgttattttgaattttattaaattttttgattatggtactattttaattaaattatcgcaaaatttttattgaaaaccgAGATTAACAagatacatttaaaacaatttgacaTTTGACCAGAAAGAGTAGGGTTACTAAAATCTTTACGCCCTAAGCTCAGTAAAACCCAAATACTCTCGAGTCTTTAATACAAAGAgaaaaaggggggggggggtgtttattaatttttggtaaattttccCACCCATCCTAACCTTAATAATCTTTCCCATCCTCCTCCCCCCTCCTCCTCATTCCCGCCTATAATTTTAATTgctatcaacaaaaaatttatacctcaaaactaaaataaataaaaatcactgaaaattggccttaaaagttagaaaataattatttcagtcactgatataaacaaaaactttcagtgtaaacaggctttaaaaatcGTCGACCTTGTAAATCTTGATTTGTCGAAAATGAGCTTTTGGTTTATTTCTCGCCAAAGTATAAAAATacggccgttttccacaagacaaAATATTTGCGCAAAGCAAATTTTTTCGTCAATAAACATGCGCAGACTAAACATTTCTGCTAATTTTGCTGATTATTCGTTTCGCTGCAGCAAAAAAAAGTCGGATTCGTTTCGACTTTTTGAGGATTGTCATGAGCGAAAaccaatcttattttaaacaGTATATCACGATGATGTcaacaatgaataaatgaaaccacatttttttaaaatgacaacaacaataacgAACAAAATGCTCAACTTGGTGTTCTTATGGATTTACTTAGAATTCACACTGAACATTGGTAAGCATTTACTGACAAATTAAATGACAAATTCGTCGAATAAAGATGAGTTTACTAATGCTGTCAATTCCGGAAGTTTCACTTTACAAGAAGTTTTATCTTCGTTCAGAGTTGAACCATCTGTTGCTTCCTAGTTACCTGcagtaaaagaaaattattctcTTTCAAGGGAACGAATTACTGTTTACAGGCACAATATTTTTGCACATAAAAAATAGGGGACTTATATTCTAGATGATTATAGTGTTCATATAATACCAAAAATCAAAGCTGCCTTACTGAAAGAAAGGCTATATTTTGTTGGAATAGGTGGTGGTGTTACAGGGGATGTTTAAATTAACGATACAGATTTCCGCATATCTTAAAAAGCCAAATACCAAAAGTTGGATGAAGACCTTATGATGGAGCAGTTAAGCCTTGACCCTAACAAAATTCCACAGCCATCCAGGAATCAAATGATGCAAATGCTGCTAGAAAGTTGGAACTCTTAGGAGATTGATGTAACTAGTCTATTTAATGCTTTATGTGTAACTAATGTTTTGAATGGATAACCTTGTTTTAGAGTGAGTTTTTTTGTAGTagaaaaaacggaaaaaaagtAGGAGAAAAACTTTAAGCATTTCAAAAAAACCCTATGCTTACCCCAAGTTCAAGAAACTTGAAAGATCTCCAGGGTCTAATTACACCTTCAATATGAGTAATACAAAACTAGTGAAACAGAGCCGCCAGATGAGGCAGatggtttaattttatttaggtgtttcaagaagtccttacggtcttatcagagagcaccgcggatgagcatttaattggaagtttaCGCTTCCTTTTTAACCGATGTCCCAAAACTTGCTCAGAGGTGgagtttgaaccacggatcctttgtttctgaggcaagtgcgctaccactgcgccacggctgctcaaaatAAACACCAACAGTTCCTCTAAAAAGTCAGTCACGGTTTGAGAACCATGTGACTATTTAGCCGGTGAGGTCTCGTTTGTTAACGGAATTAACCAGACAAATCACTCCACCAACTAAGAAAAACCATGCACCATCACCCTTAGAATTAAGAAAGGGCTATCAACCTGTCAATCTTTACTATGTATGGACCTGTTGAGTTTTCCCGTGTTGAGTCAAATTAAGCCGCAGACTCTTTGATTGTGAAGGTTAAAATTTGATTGAGAAATTTGATTTGATTGTGAaatttagttaaggtaaaaaattaGCTATAAATCAACACAATGAAGAGGATACAACAGACAGACGAAGAAACTGATGCAAATGTAGAAACAGGTGCTATTGAGAATCAAGACCAAAACAATTGAGTTAATGTAAATACCATTAGCTCTTCCAACATTTTATTAGGTGATTTATGTTGAGGCAATATTGATTTAAGAAAAGatgctgtttttattaataaattaggaAATCTTTTAGGTAATGCAGAAATATGTATTCAATTTATACTACATCTTACAAGATTTAAACGGAGCTACATAACATCTCGCCGTGCCATAAAGAGCTGCATTGAAAACAACTAAAACCTTAATTTAGAAGCCGTTGACGAAAAACAGTTGGAAAATGAAGTTGAGCACTGCGATGAAAATGatattaatcaacttaatattattaatttaaagtcaaattAATGACCAAAATGAGCTTTTATATGTCAACAACCATTTGTAGACTTGGTATTAcatttagatttatataaataagcaTTGTGTTACAATGagaaaccattaaaaaatatgttaccTTTAAGTGGACTTACTTCTTCTTGCAACCAAGTACATTGATCTACTGATATTGAATTTGAGTTGAAATATTTAGGCACTtgtatacttatattttttttagcaatctcCATGTTTTGATTGTAGTTTATAATGCGGTCCACTAAATTTTCCTTGAAACatctatatttattaaattttacatttgcaatttaaagaatttataaattttaataaaaatgtatgtttatttttttttatctctaatCGCTTACCTCCATCTGTTATATCGTAGAAATATTTCATTTAGCTCGGCATCAGACGGATATGGAATAGatcgttgttttattttagcaaGAGTTGATTGATCAGCCTTACTTTTAATCAATGATTTTTGAATGCGAATTAATTCGCAACCAGCACTAACTAAAATAAAGCGCCTCTTACAGTCGGCGTTTTGGTGTTCTTCACTCAAGATGTAGTTTAAACCCTTAAAAAccaaatagtatttttttaatttttctttaatagttATTTACAAGTTAATAGTAAGAAAAACGAGGAGAAATTCCTTGCcatcaaaaatcatattttaaagaaaaaaacctttaatattttaaatgttctttaaaaaagttaatggaTTTATactaaatacacaaaaatttaaaattacacatACAAAAATTTGCCCCGCAGTTAAAGAatcaactttaataaatgtaCCCAACCCAACAGTTTCATTTTTTGATGATGTTTTAAAGCTAAGCATACAGTCTTTTTTTAGCgtctcatctttttttaaacctaaGTTTAATTCAGTAGATAAACCGGGTAGATTAGCTAAATTTGAAGTCTTGTTGGCAATGTATAAAGATAGTTGGTATAGATGACTTAACTGATTTTCAttcgttttttttcttttttctaaaagatgCGGTGTTCTGCACGGTGAATTGTTTGGGGTAATAAATTGGAAGGAGTCTTTTGTAGAGCTACTGTAGTAGTTACACTTTTCCTCATTCAGCACAGATAGATCTAAGAGCCGAACGACGTCCAGTTGTCCCTaaacgaaattaaaaaacatgtatttaaagcagaaaaagaTAACTTTCTAAAAAGTGCAACACCCACGCAAAAATCTATGACATGTtgtattcaaataatattttttgtaattaaaattatactctttgcattgatttttttttagttataaactATCGAATTCTTTCATTaacttttgataaaatcaagtaaagttgcaacaaaaataaatagttgtaacccaaactttttttaatctgacAACAATCGCACTTAgcatttttgctttaatttgcATATTCGTGAATCAAACCTTTTATTAAACATGACTAACAAATTcaagtttattagttttatgTGCATCTCCAAACTGCTTtgattcaacaaaaaatttaaatgaatcaaCATTACTAATGTTATTGTTATACCCTAAGTTGTATTTTGATACAGAAAAGTTGAACAAAAGAATTGCACCTTCAGATTCCATGAAACCTGGAGATTTTGTATGTTATATATTACAACCATGATGAGAAAACCAAGTTTCATAATCACTTGCTTTGTACTTTTTAGTGATAATATAAGAgttaatatattcatttttatccTATCCTTGTGTGATTTTTTCCAGTTGCAGTGTCGTAAATCATATCCGtgtttttgtcaaatattatCAACAGATAGAGTACAGTTAGTGGGAAAAATATTTCTGTCAACAAATAAATTTGCTGCATTTAATAAACTGTCAGCATTTACTTTTGAACAAGCTGccattagtttttatttatattataaacataaaccAATATAGAAAACATAGCAAAATTTCAGTGGACCTATATTGGCATTTTGAGCGGTCCACTgtagttttgctcatcggttacttTATGGACCATTAGTTGCAGCCGCCAAAAGTGGCTAGCCGATGACTAACCACTATTAACACGTCGAAAAGTTATTGACTGGTCATTTACAGCGGCTTCCACAAATGGTCTACTAAATCACCGATGAGGAAAACACAATATGtatagtacaaaaaaaatttaatgattattcGAACTTTATGGGGTTGATGATCATATTTGtctataatagttataattttatagttttagcATAATAGCCACACATGGTCCAAATTAAATATACCACTTAAGTGGTATAAGATTAATGCCACACTTGCCTCACATTAATGCTATCCCATAAACTTAGAGTGGTTAAAACTTAAAGACAAATATTTATATCGTGCTTTTACTTTATacattattgtttgaaattattttacattttattttatactttaatttcatttttagtattttagctGACAAACTTGTCACTTTGTAGCCTAGTttgtaactttataaataacagctaaattatattgaatttgTAGCTATATGAATAACAACATTTTCagtaaagttcaaaaaaaatttttgttggatGAAAAAATGACGTTTAATAGTGCataaaaaagctaatttttagacatattttatttaacgtACGTTGTCataataaactttaacaaaatccatatagataaaatataatcttacttttttaacaaagtaaacaaattCTGAAAGCACAGTATCTACTTCAACAACATTATTGCATAAAAGTTCGACGTGACGCCCTCCTTCTGCTACCTCTTTTAATGCTTCATCACTCcaggttttaaatatttctaatgaTCTAAACAAAAATTCATGAACTAAACTTAAACAAGAGcacaataaaatagtttaattatatagaaaatctgttaaatatatatatttttaatatagatatatatatatatatatatatatatatatatatatatatatatatatatatatatatatgtatatatatatatatatatacatatatatatatatatatatatataagaaccGTGGTTggtacattttttcaaatatttaggTTTATACAATTCTGTGTATGGATTGTTAGCACCACAAGTATCATTGATCTGCCAAGAAGCTGAGCTGGTGTGTTTACACACCTTCGGTATCACATCATCACGCTGATGAGCCCCAGAGGGCGAAACGCGTCCTTGATTGTGATACGCACTGACTTGGTTAGACAATGATACTacgtattatttatatacaccAATTTTCTGTACTAGTAGTTACTAGTCGTCATGTGAGTGCCGTACCTCTGATCGTCATGTGAGTGCCGTACGTCTGATGACGATCTGTGCGAAAGCAGATCGAAATATTACGAAGAATAAATTTAGTTTGTACGCAGCTgttttttatgctttatatacaaaaatatatatatatatatatatatatatatatatatatatatatatatatatatatatatatatatatatatatatatatatatatatatatgttagccGCACAAAGTCATGATATTCCCCCTCCCCCTTAAAATAAAAGGCaagttttattcaattttgtaAAACAGCAACTCCATAATGCAATAAAAGCGACTAAATATTGTATAGTGATAAGCACCATTGAAATAACAAAtgcaagttaaattaaaaaactattattaaaattttttaaagtgggAATCATCCTTGTTACCCTGGACTGAAAActttctaataataattttatgtcaGCTTT
This window contains:
- the LOC100213488 gene encoding cyclic nucleotide-binding domain-containing protein 2 isoform X2 translates to MPNDLKNKKLSETAKVLNAKRKGFNSSSQNHQKKNFNIKIALRKKKTEVDSKVSLIVRVFRRIRQLTIERRGVIYSGAMQLMDNVVQNVEGKDLLFDPNDYKSRYQFAIPSWARKTCALLPEQRSEIEILNMASLMRQLKIFRKYSSKMQLLLAKIVTYERFGRRRVVIRKGHIGRCFYLVFSGTVGVVIQGDEDRAFVNDEKPVNILRKGDAFGELALVRNTARSATIVCLENTEFLVIDKDDFLRLGVHKYAYEEMLERCNFMRSLEIFKTWSDEALKEVAEGGRHVELLCNNVVEVDTVLSEFVYFVKKGQLDVVRLLDLSVLNEEKCNYYSSSTKDSFQFITPNNSPCRTPHLLEKRKKTNENQLSHLYQLSLYIANKTSNLANLPGLSTELNLGLKKDETLKKDCMLSFKTSSKNETVGLGTFIKVDSLTAGQIFGLNYILSEEHQNADCKRRFILVSAGCELIRIQKSLIKSKADQSTLAKIKQRSIPYPSDAELNEIFLRYNRWRCFKENLVDRIINYNQNMEIAKKNISIQVPKYFNSNSISVDQCTWLQEEVSPLKASSNSCSSDTSRSLPSFFSLKGKIFAPQSTQRTLMITHGGIRHMKIGSDMRDLLQKTKCLTT
- the LOC100213488 gene encoding cyclic nucleotide-binding domain-containing protein 2 isoform X6, whose protein sequence is MPNDLKNKKLSETAKVLNAKRKGFNSSSQNHQKKNFNIKIALRKKKTEVDSKNCLEVFKKTAKQVSLIVRVFRRIRQLTIERRGVIYSGAMQLMDNVVQNVEGKDLLFDPNDYKSRYQFAIPSWARKTCALLPEQRSEIEILNMASLMRQLKIFRKYSSKMQLLLAKIVTYERFGRRRVVIRKGHIGRCFYLVFSGTVGVVIQGDEDRAFVNDEKPVNILRKGDAFGELALVRNTARSATIVCLENTEFLVIDKDDFLRLGVHKYAYEEMLERCNFMRSLEIFKTWSDEALKEVAEGGRHVELLCNNVVEVDTVLSEFVYFVKKGQLDVVRLLDLSVLNEEKCNYYSSSTKDSFQFITPNNSPCRTPHLLEKRKKTNENQLSHLYQLSLYIANKTSNLANLPGLSTELNLGLKKDETLKKDCMLSFKTSSKNETVGLGTFIKVDSLTAGQIFGLNYILSEEHQNADCKRRFILVSAGCELIRIQKSLIKSKADQSTLAKIKQRSIPYPSDAELNEIFLRYNRWRCFKENLVDRIINYNQNMEIAKKNISIQVPKYFNSNSISVDQCTWLQEELQATLVQAIPPDLYQAFSL
- the LOC100213488 gene encoding cyclic nucleotide-binding domain-containing protein 2 isoform X5 — encoded protein: MPNDLKNKKLSETAKVLNAKRKGFNSSSQNHQKKNFNIKIALRKKKTEVDSKNCLEVFKKTAKQVSLIVRVFRRIRQLTIERRGVIYSGAMQLMDNVVQNVEGKDLLFDPNDYKSRYQFAIPSWARKTCALLPEQRSEIEILNMASLMRQLKIFRKYSSKMQLLLAKIVTYERFGRRRVVIRKGHIGRCFYLVFSGTVGVVIQGDEDRAFVNDEKPVNILRKGDAFGELALVRNTARSATIVCLENTEFLVIDKDDFLRLGVHKYAYEEMLERCNFMRSLEIFKTWSDEALKEVAEGGRHVELLCNNVVEVDTVLSEFVYFVKKGQLDVVRLLDLSVLNEEKCNYYSSSTKDSFQFITPNNSPCRTPHLLEKRKKTNENQLSHLYQLSLYIANKTSNLANLPGLSTELNLGLKKDETLKKDCMLSFKTSSKNETVGLGTFIKVDSLTAGQIFGLNYILSEEHQNADCKRRFILVSAGCELIRIQKSLIKSKADQSTLAKIKQRSIPYPSDAELNEIFLRYNRWRCFKENLVDRIINYNQNMEIAKKNISIQVPKYFNSNSISVDQCTWLQEEVSPLKASSNSCSSDTSRSLPSFFSLKGKIFAPQSTQRTLMITHGGIRHMKIGSDMRDLLQKTKCLTT
- the LOC100213488 gene encoding cyclic nucleotide-binding domain-containing protein 2 isoform X4, which codes for MQLMDNVVQNVEGKDLLFDPNDYKSRYQFAIPSWARKTCALLPEQRSEIEILNMASLMRQLKIFRKYSSKMQLLLAKIVTYERFGRRRVVIRKGHIGRCFYLVFSGTVGVVIQGDEDRAFVNDEKPVNILRKGDAFGELALVRNTARSATIVCLENTEFLVIDKDDFLRLGVHKYAYEEMLERCNFMRSLEIFKTWSDEALKEVAEGGRHVELLCNNVVEVDTVLSEFVYFVKKGQLDVVRLLDLSVLNEEKCNYYSSSTKDSFQFITPNNSPCRTPHLLEKRKKTNENQLSHLYQLSLYIANKTSNLANLPGLSTELNLGLKKDETLKKDCMLSFKTSSKNETVGLGTFIKVDSLTAGQIFGLNYILSEEHQNADCKRRFILVSAGCELIRIQKSLIKSKADQSTLAKIKQRSIPYPSDAELNEIFLRYNRWRCFKENLVDRIINYNQNMEIAKKNISIQVPKYFNSNSISVDQCTWLQEEVSPLKASSNSCSSDTSRSLPSFFSLKGKIFAPQSTQRTLMITHGGIRHMKIGSDMRDLLQKTKCLTT